GGGTTGGCAAGGGGAAAACGTTCGCCTTTTGAGGGCAGCGGGTAGTAGTGTAACCCGCTGGGTTTGCTGAGATCTATATTCTGGCTGAGGCGGATGAGTTCGTCGTCACTAAAAAACTGCTTAAGCACCCCAGCGCCGCTGTTGGACGCACCGCCCGCGAGCCAAAGATCACCCAGTCGATGGCTGTAGATGCCATGTTGTGGAGAAAAAAGAGGAGCAGGGGTGATGACTTTTAACACGGTGGTACTGCCCAAGGAGGTGACGGCATCGCCAATTTTGTGCGCGCCGCTGGCGATAAAGGCGGCGATGCTGTCGGTGGTGCCGCTGATGATCTGGGTGCTGTGATGCAGGCCAAACTGCTTGGTAATTTCAATTTTTGCAGTGCCAATGACGGTGCCAACGGGCGTGACCTTGGGCAGTGTCTGCAATTCAATGGGAAGCTGTTTTAACCACTCGGGCCAGCGACCGGTGATGGGGTCGTATCCTAATTTTAGGGCGTTGTTTTCATCGCTGTAGATGACGTTGCCGCTTAATTTGGCGGCGATCCAGTCCGCTTGGTGCAGTGCTTTGAAGGCGCGGTGGGGAATTCTGCTTTGCAGCGTCAGCAGTTTGGCTAGGCTACTGCTGGTGCCGTGAGCGGCGCTGTTTTTTGGGGCGTATTGGTGGATGAGCTGTGCGGCGGTGGCGTTGTCGCTGTGGTGGTACATCAGCGCGGGGGTGAGGGGGGTGCCATCCAGCGCACTGAGCAGCAGGGTTGAGGAGGTGCCATCAACGGTAATGGCGCGGATGCGCTGAGCATCAACCTGTTGGAAAAGGTCGTACAGCAGTTGCTGTACGGTGTGCCACCAGATTAATGGATCTTGTTCCTCTTGTTGCTCTAAGGCCGCAGGCCAAGGCTGTTTTAAAAAAATCTGTTGTTGGCCTTGGCTGTCAATGACCGAGGCGCGACAGCCGGAAGTACCTAAATCCAGCCCCAGATAGAGCGCTTCTGAGTGGGGTTTTAGGGGCATGGGCGGGCTGCTCTCAAGATAGGAAAGCAATGATTATAACACTCTGTGGAGGTTATAGGATCAGCATGGCCGCCACGGTCAGTGCCAGTAGGGCGATGATGCCGATTAAGATGGGGGTGAGATTTTTATTCTGTACGCCATTGCCGTTATTTGCCGCTGTGTTTGTTTTGGCTCGGTTGTTGAGCGCGGTTTTAAAGGTTTCAATCTCTTTGAAGCGTCTCATGCCTTGCGGTTGCAGTGCCTTGTCAATGGCATCGCAAAAGTGTTGGTTTAGATCGCTGCGTACGTTGTGTAGCGGAACGGCGATCTCTCTGGGTGGTGAGCCGGTGGCCATTTCATAAGCAATGGCTGCTAGAGAGTATTGATCGCTTTGCAGGGTGGCTGTTGAGGCATTGAGTCTCTGTTCGGGGGCTTTATAAAAAAGGGCTTTTTTGCTTGAACTGCTGGAGTTGATGCGGGCAAAACCGGACAGCTTGCTGTTGTTATGCACATCCAGCCAGATGTTTTTCGGGCTGATGTCACCGTGACTGCCCTGCTGGTGGACGTAACTGAGTGCGTCACAGAGGGGGTTGATGATCTCCAGTACTTCATTTTCTTGAAAGGGACTGTTCTGCTTTTGGCGTTGTGCGATCAGTTTGCGCAGGCTTTTACCCTGCGATACTTCCATGCTGGCGTAGGTTAAATTTTGTTCGTGCTGAGCATCATAGATGTGCACTATGTTTTCATGTTGCAGTTCACTGGCGCGTTGAGCACTGTGAAAAAAGCTGACTTTGTCGCCGTCACTGACGTTGGGGTTCAAGACTCTGATGGCGATGTTTTCTCCGCGCCTGCTGTCACGCGCCAGATAC
This sequence is a window from Gammaproteobacteria bacterium. Protein-coding genes within it:
- a CDS encoding serine/threonine-protein kinase; this translates as MHKISKQGDIDLELDETLIGQQSQDLEAALNNIRHGKAQPKTSRKIAPAAESSLDLDETIIGDSPDIAEALANIRRQRTDTKHTPKKRPKRAHKLDFVLTENQPPATQRRTQKASVKSAGKNLTVGQTLAYQRYSIKAFLSQDRVSELYLARDSRRGENIAIRVLNPNVSDGDKVSFFHSAQRASELQHENIVHIYDAQHEQNLTYASMEVSQGKSLRKLIAQRQKQNSPFQENEVLEIINPLCDALSYVHQQGSHGDISPKNIWLDVHNNSKLSGFARINSSSSSKKALFYKAPEQRLNASTATLQSDQYSLAAIAYEMATGSPPREIAVPLHNVRSDLNQHFCDAIDKALQPQGMRRFKEIETFKTALNNRAKTNTAANNGNGVQNKNLTPILIGIIALLALTVAAMLIL
- a CDS encoding FGGY-family carbohydrate kinase: MPLKPHSEALYLGLDLGTSGCRASVIDSQGQQQIFLKQPWPAALEQQEEQDPLIWWHTVQQLLYDLFQQVDAQRIRAITVDGTSSTLLLSALDGTPLTPALMYHHSDNATAAQLIHQYAPKNSAAHGTSSSLAKLLTLQSRIPHRAFKALHQADWIAAKLSGNVIYSDENNALKLGYDPITGRWPEWLKQLPIELQTLPKVTPVGTVIGTAKIEITKQFGLHHSTQIISGTTDSIAAFIASGAHKIGDAVTSLGSTTVLKVITPAPLFSPQHGIYSHRLGDLWLAGGASNSGAGVLKQFFSDDELIRLSQNIDLSKPSGLHYYPLPSKGERFPLANPDLMPQLSPRPDNQQHFLQAILEGLSRIEAQGYRLLAQLGAPYPHQIYSAGGGAINPAWQTLRERALHVPLRLSTQVEAAYGSAKIAAGHLQP